A region from the Triticum aestivum cultivar Chinese Spring chromosome 3D, IWGSC CS RefSeq v2.1, whole genome shotgun sequence genome encodes:
- the LOC123074595 gene encoding B3 domain-containing protein Os03g0212300-like produces MASLEGFEFFEIVIEKSCSRQRLPDKFAKMLAGREPHKVKLREAGSGLRRLWDVLVVFDGEGHMHLGPDWDHFARAHELQLGHFLVFRYDGDAMFTVKMFGNTMCRMYYQHNDDASNGSSSGDDEEQSGDDEEQPILADEDPAMVVADDDLAMMVADDDPAMVVADDDLAMVADDDLAIVVPNDDLAMVVPDNDLMMVVAPAIPQLGDMTMPIVVEEYIRVGIRHSERIRLMKEKKEE; encoded by the exons ATGGCTAgcttggaaggtttcgagttcttcgaGATCGTAATTGAGAAATCTTGCAGTAGGCAG AGGCTGCCTGACAAGTTTGCGAAGATGCTCGCCGGCCGTGAGCCCCACAAAGTGAAGCTGCGggaggccggcagcgggcttcgcaggctgtgggacgtgttgGTGGTGTTCGATGGCGAAGGCCACATGCACCTAGGGCCCGACTGGGATCATTTCGCCCGCGCCCATGAGCTACAGCTCGGGCACTTCCTTGTCTTCCGCTACGATGGCGACGCCATGTTCACCGTGAAGATGTTCGGCAACACCATGTGCCGCATGTACTACCAGCACAACGACGATGCTA gcaatgggagcagcagcggggatgacgaggagcagagcggggatgacgaggagcagcctATACTGGCTGACGAagaccctgctatggtggtggcggatgACGACCTTGCTATGATGGTGGCCGAcgacgaccctgctatggtggtggcggacgacgaccttgctatggtggctGACGATGACCTCGCGATTGTGGTGCCTAATGATGACCTCGCaatggtggtgcctgacaatgacctcatGATGGTGGTGGCGCCTGCAATCCCACAGCttggcgacatgaccatgccaattgtggttgAGGAGTACATCCGCGTCGGGATTCGCCACTCTGAGCGCATAaggttgatgaaggagaagaaggaggagtga